The Teredinibacter sp. KSP-S5-2 genome includes a window with the following:
- a CDS encoding PKD domain-containing protein: MHSLNRISKKIILFLILPSLVIACGGGGGSSESNSSEQKSLSTTTPFVYVERNLGEESAANLEKYRSAVLSKTSAPVYYGSPYEFNPGAKLVSRSALSVDAMNTEVLSNYFQSDSFDVKDLSVSADGKRILFAGHGPAGDPHHSTWSIYEYSFEAHSVRRIIADDAIANAGQDTSPTYTETGRIVFSTDRAAGNPNSPVPNIITPELEENCYKIEPEEKPSLLHSMTTEGGDILQLTYGSNHDINPTTLRDGRIAFVRWSRSYEQAASCGSSTYQKTDISNATHADLFKSDYPSGISAPINWSDVEACQYSRSSVAGQIVARNNYTLLRISADGSELEQLYQTVTTKSSDEQFIKISKIVQAENGHLIATVQHQYNQFLGGDILEFQAPGQAVDSQIIFNNFSPKPIAGGGVNLYPNQLSSRGWFSALSPYWDGSSRLLVSWAQCTTVENGVSSFCQADKVTDVNGSIESQYGIWVLDPKGNSRLPIVHAKQNTVYSDMALSQPNSGLDFPFQPYNADYVDNTDLSRIVCVTPEPDPVCEYGGVYPNCNSAPTCEYGGVYPACNPAPTCEFGGIYPACNPAPTCEYGGVYPNCNPAPTCEYGGVYPNCNPAPTCEFGGIYPACNPAPTCEYGGVYPNCNPAPTCEFGGVYPACDPAPTCEFGGVYPNCDPAPTCEFGGVYPNCDPEPTCEHGGVYPDCVVPNTAPVANAGPDQNVYVGSAVSLDGSASSDAEGDLLLFQWAVVSQPEGSSVALQNATSVTPGLLPEVVGVYVIELKVSDGQLTSAADTVTVTVSKANAAPVANAGADQSALINSTVNLDGSASSDPDGDLLQYQWNLISQPEGSGASLVGNTSVSPSFVPDVVGTYVVELRVNDGVLTSDADTTTITVTKQNTAPVANAGSDVTGYIDNTLALDGSHSFDPEGDTLSYQWTILSQPDGASASLTDAATVSPGFVASEPGVYVVQLVVNDGQLDSVPDTLSIKLDLYNRPPVANAGNDQSGVPSEVVSLDGSASSDPDGDALTFLWSLESAPASSVASIQGATSMQPTLQTDIAGSYVVKLVVNDGQLDSAPDTVTIVTKAVNHKPIADAGSDQPVNLDQVVALDGSGSRDQDGDPLTYQWTILSPANAEADLANATSVKPSLTISQRETYVVQLVVNDGLLDSDPDTVTLQVGNTKPVANAGNDQTGWPGTAVQLDGSASSDADGDPLTYHWVIVSQPANSATVLTDANAVMPSLTPDVYGVYTIQLVVNDGMADSDPDIVVINSQNTPPVANAGSDQAVYLNSIANLDGSGSSDADGDSLTYQWSLISQPQGSVVSLVNPTQVYPTLQIDVPGDYVAQLIVNDGTSNSEPDTVLISTRNTRPIADAGRDQSINVGNRVSLDGSGSSDPDGDSLTYRWSMISQPSGSNLSLDQASTVASGFKPVEVGTYVIQLIVNDGQMDSAPDSVVIEVGTSSCEISTDTRRSFPVIIRDFDPEIHPDFEYRIGEDYGIVEEQLGDDGIPVYAAYPKATPTTNGSYYFYKWYRSLPEWNIEIPMTLEMTREPGSTIWQYKNSSFFPIDGMGYGNTPGWNHNYHFTLEARLTFDYEGGEEFTFRGDDDLFVFINGKLAINLGGVHSVLERSIKLDEIAGRLGIVKGNSYSFDLFFAERHTTASNFMFQTNMNLECLPK; the protein is encoded by the coding sequence ATGCATTCACTAAATCGGATCTCGAAAAAAATCATACTTTTTCTCATACTTCCGTCACTGGTTATTGCATGCGGTGGTGGTGGAGGTAGCTCAGAGTCGAATAGCTCGGAGCAGAAAAGCCTGTCAACAACCACGCCTTTTGTATACGTCGAGCGTAATTTAGGCGAAGAGTCAGCTGCGAACTTGGAAAAGTATCGCTCTGCTGTTCTGAGTAAAACAAGCGCTCCCGTTTACTATGGTTCGCCATATGAGTTCAACCCTGGTGCCAAGCTTGTCAGTCGCTCAGCCTTGAGTGTTGATGCGATGAACACCGAGGTGTTATCAAATTATTTTCAGTCTGATAGCTTCGACGTAAAAGACCTCAGTGTTTCCGCCGATGGCAAGCGTATTTTATTTGCCGGGCATGGTCCTGCTGGTGATCCCCATCATTCTACCTGGAGTATTTACGAGTACAGCTTTGAAGCGCATTCTGTACGCAGAATTATCGCTGATGATGCGATAGCAAATGCTGGTCAGGATACGAGCCCAACTTATACTGAAACAGGGCGTATCGTTTTTTCTACTGATCGGGCCGCGGGCAATCCAAATAGCCCTGTGCCGAATATCATTACGCCTGAGCTTGAAGAAAATTGTTACAAAATTGAGCCAGAAGAAAAACCTTCTTTGCTGCACTCAATGACCACCGAAGGTGGGGATATTCTTCAGCTTACTTATGGTAGCAATCACGATATTAATCCAACAACGCTACGAGATGGTCGAATCGCTTTTGTTCGCTGGTCCAGAAGTTACGAGCAAGCGGCAAGCTGTGGGTCATCTACGTACCAAAAAACTGACATCAGTAACGCTACTCACGCAGACCTGTTTAAATCCGATTATCCTAGCGGTATTAGTGCACCAATTAACTGGTCTGACGTGGAAGCTTGTCAGTATTCACGGTCAAGCGTAGCCGGACAAATTGTCGCGCGTAACAATTACACATTGTTGAGAATTTCAGCGGATGGTTCTGAGCTGGAGCAGCTTTATCAAACTGTAACAACAAAGAGTTCTGATGAGCAATTTATTAAAATATCTAAAATTGTTCAGGCTGAAAATGGCCACCTTATTGCAACAGTACAGCATCAATATAATCAATTTTTAGGCGGTGATATTCTTGAGTTTCAGGCTCCAGGCCAAGCCGTTGACAGTCAAATAATTTTCAATAATTTTTCACCTAAGCCTATCGCTGGTGGTGGCGTTAATCTTTATCCCAATCAGCTTTCTTCCCGAGGTTGGTTCAGCGCGCTTTCTCCATATTGGGATGGTTCGTCCCGGTTATTGGTAAGCTGGGCTCAATGCACAACTGTCGAAAACGGTGTGAGTTCATTCTGTCAGGCAGACAAAGTGACCGATGTAAATGGCAGTATTGAAAGCCAATATGGCATATGGGTACTTGACCCTAAAGGGAATAGTCGCCTACCCATTGTGCATGCGAAGCAAAATACCGTATACAGTGATATGGCATTGAGTCAGCCTAATTCCGGTCTTGATTTCCCTTTCCAGCCGTACAATGCTGATTATGTGGATAACACTGATCTAAGTCGTATCGTCTGTGTAACACCAGAACCAGACCCTGTGTGCGAGTACGGTGGAGTGTATCCAAACTGTAACTCAGCACCGACTTGTGAATACGGTGGTGTGTACCCCGCGTGTAACCCGGCGCCTACCTGTGAATTTGGTGGAATCTACCCAGCTTGTAATCCAGCTCCGACCTGTGAGTACGGTGGAGTTTATCCAAACTGTAATCCAGCACCAACCTGTGAGTATGGCGGGGTGTATCCAAATTGTAACCCCGCACCTACCTGTGAGTTTGGTGGAATCTACCCAGCTTGTAATCCAGCTCCGACCTGTGAGTATGGTGGGGTGTATCCAAACTGTAACCCGGCTCCTACTTGTGAGTTCGGTGGCGTTTACCCAGCTTGTGATCCAGCACCGACTTGTGAGTTTGGTGGGGTGTATCCGAACTGTGATCCAGCACCGACTTGTGAGTTTGGTGGGGTGTATCCGAACTGTGATCCAGAGCCAACCTGTGAGCATGGGGGTGTTTATCCCGACTGTGTTGTGCCAAATACAGCACCAGTAGCTAACGCAGGTCCAGACCAAAACGTTTACGTTGGCAGTGCAGTGAGTTTGGACGGTTCGGCCAGTTCTGATGCGGAAGGGGATTTACTCCTGTTCCAGTGGGCTGTTGTCAGCCAGCCAGAAGGAAGCAGTGTTGCATTGCAGAATGCCACAAGCGTGACGCCTGGCCTTCTTCCTGAGGTGGTGGGTGTTTATGTTATCGAGCTAAAAGTGAGTGATGGTCAGCTTACCAGTGCCGCTGACACTGTTACGGTTACTGTGTCCAAAGCGAACGCCGCGCCTGTAGCCAATGCCGGAGCCGATCAAAGCGCACTAATTAATAGCACCGTGAATCTGGATGGTTCGGCCAGTTCTGACCCTGATGGTGATTTGCTGCAATACCAGTGGAACCTGATCTCTCAGCCTGAAGGCAGTGGAGCAAGTTTGGTTGGTAATACCAGTGTTTCTCCAAGCTTTGTTCCTGATGTAGTGGGAACTTATGTTGTGGAGTTAAGAGTTAATGATGGTGTTCTTACCAGTGATGCGGATACCACTACAATTACCGTAACCAAGCAAAATACCGCGCCTGTTGCGAATGCCGGCAGTGATGTTACTGGTTACATCGATAACACATTGGCACTTGATGGTAGCCATAGCTTTGATCCAGAAGGTGATACGTTAAGTTATCAATGGACGATTTTGAGTCAGCCTGACGGTGCGTCAGCGTCTCTAACTGATGCCGCGACAGTCAGCCCTGGATTTGTAGCGTCAGAACCTGGTGTTTATGTGGTTCAGCTGGTGGTGAATGATGGGCAGTTGGACAGTGTTCCTGACACGCTTTCTATCAAGCTGGATCTATATAACCGACCTCCTGTTGCCAATGCGGGCAACGATCAGAGCGGTGTGCCAAGTGAGGTGGTTAGCCTCGATGGTTCTGCAAGTTCAGACCCTGACGGTGATGCACTTACGTTCCTTTGGTCACTTGAGAGTGCACCAGCGTCAAGCGTAGCGTCCATTCAAGGGGCGACAAGCATGCAGCCAACATTGCAAACCGATATTGCTGGTAGCTATGTGGTTAAACTGGTGGTGAACGATGGCCAATTAGACAGCGCACCTGACACTGTGACTATCGTGACTAAGGCCGTAAACCACAAACCCATCGCAGATGCAGGAAGTGATCAGCCCGTTAATCTTGATCAAGTGGTTGCTCTGGATGGTTCCGGTAGCCGAGATCAGGATGGTGATCCATTAACTTATCAATGGACTATTTTGAGTCCTGCTAATGCTGAAGCGGATTTAGCTAATGCAACTTCCGTTAAACCTTCTCTTACTATCAGTCAGCGCGAAACCTATGTCGTGCAGTTGGTGGTGAATGATGGTTTGCTCGATAGTGACCCGGATACGGTGACTTTGCAGGTGGGCAATACCAAGCCAGTTGCCAATGCCGGAAACGATCAAACCGGGTGGCCTGGTACGGCAGTTCAGTTGGATGGTTCAGCCAGTAGCGATGCGGATGGTGATCCGTTGACATACCATTGGGTCATAGTCAGCCAGCCAGCTAACTCTGCTACGGTTCTAACGGATGCCAATGCGGTTATGCCGAGCCTGACACCAGATGTGTATGGTGTGTATACCATTCAATTGGTGGTTAACGATGGTATGGCCGACAGTGACCCGGATATAGTGGTTATCAACAGCCAGAATACGCCCCCCGTTGCTAATGCGGGCAGTGATCAGGCGGTATACCTGAATAGCATTGCTAATCTTGATGGTAGTGGCAGTAGTGACGCAGATGGCGATTCACTCACCTATCAGTGGAGTTTGATTAGTCAACCTCAAGGTAGCGTAGTGAGCCTGGTTAATCCGACTCAAGTGTACCCAACATTGCAAATTGATGTGCCTGGTGACTATGTTGCACAGCTTATTGTGAACGATGGTACCAGTAACAGTGAGCCTGACACCGTATTGATATCTACACGAAATACCCGTCCTATTGCCGATGCCGGAAGGGATCAGTCGATTAACGTGGGTAACCGAGTGTCTCTGGATGGTTCTGGCAGTTCTGACCCGGATGGCGATAGCTTGACTTACCGTTGGAGTATGATCAGTCAACCTTCCGGCAGCAACTTAAGCCTTGATCAGGCCAGTACGGTAGCTTCTGGGTTTAAACCGGTTGAAGTGGGTACTTACGTTATTCAGTTGATTGTGAATGATGGGCAAATGGACAGTGCGCCGGATTCGGTTGTGATCGAAGTGGGTACTTCCTCTTGTGAGATTTCAACAGATACACGACGTTCGTTCCCGGTTATCATCCGTGACTTTGACCCGGAAATTCACCCTGACTTCGAATACCGAATCGGTGAAGATTACGGCATTGTTGAAGAACAGTTGGGTGATGATGGTATTCCTGTCTATGCGGCGTATCCAAAAGCAACACCGACCACTAACGGTAGTTACTATTTCTATAAGTGGTATCGTTCGTTGCCTGAGTGGAATATTGAGATACCGATGACGCTGGAAATGACGCGTGAGCCTGGATCGACCATCTGGCAATATAAAAATAGCAGTTTCTTCCCGATTGATGGAATGGGGTATGGCAATACGCCAGGCTGGAATCATAACTACCACTTCACGTTGGAGGCGCGTTTAACCTTTGATTATGAAGGTGGGGAAGAATTTACCTTCCGTGGTGATGATGACTTGTTTGTGTTCATCAATGGAAAACTGGCCATTAACCTCGGTGGTGTTCACTCGGTACTTGAACGAAGTATTAAGTTGGACGAGATTGCTGGCCGCCTGGGTATCGTGAAGGGTAATTCTTATAGCTTCGATTTGTTCTTTGCTGAACGACATACTACTGCGTCTAACTTTATGTTCCAGACAAATATGAACCTGGAGTGTTTGCCTAAATAA
- the glp gene encoding gephyrin-like molybdotransferase Glp codes for MSCSCDTHTTALMPYSDALSLLLDTALPITEAESISLAQALDRVLAENITSSINVPPADNSGMDGYAFRNEDTKHFASLVIQDTVFAGDHLSTPVKEGHCVRIMTGAHVPEDVDTVVMQERTRVEDGRLFIDGECKTGDNIRKAGEDISKGDVILKKGRKLTPSDLGLISSVGINQVKVIRKLKVAVISTGDELKPAGTALEPGQIYESNGIVISSLLKRMNIDVIEFGIIPDIPEEIERAFIQANQQADVVISSGGVSVGDADYVKPLLQKLGHIDFWKVAIKPGKPFAFGKLSESYFIGLPGNPVSATVTFDVLAKPFLQKLSGMHASPTLSIPATTASTFRKRPGRMDFQRAVLHQTVDGSLQVSPTGNQGSGILTSVSLANGYVVIPAEQGSISEGETVHFTPLSTALRESD; via the coding sequence ATGAGCTGCAGCTGTGACACGCACACAACAGCATTAATGCCCTATTCTGACGCTTTAAGCCTGTTACTGGATACCGCCCTCCCTATTACCGAAGCTGAAAGCATTTCACTGGCACAAGCCTTGGATCGTGTTTTAGCTGAAAATATCACTTCTTCAATCAATGTACCGCCTGCAGATAACTCCGGTATGGACGGCTACGCCTTTCGCAATGAAGACACAAAACACTTTGCATCACTCGTGATACAAGACACGGTTTTTGCAGGCGATCATTTGTCTACCCCGGTGAAAGAAGGGCATTGCGTTCGTATTATGACGGGCGCACACGTACCTGAGGATGTCGATACGGTTGTCATGCAGGAACGCACACGTGTAGAAGATGGCCGATTGTTTATCGATGGAGAATGTAAAACAGGTGACAATATTCGCAAGGCAGGCGAGGACATTTCAAAAGGGGATGTCATATTAAAAAAAGGAAGAAAGCTCACACCATCCGACCTGGGATTAATCTCTTCTGTGGGCATTAATCAAGTTAAGGTTATACGAAAGCTTAAGGTTGCGGTTATTTCCACTGGCGATGAGTTGAAGCCTGCAGGCACAGCCCTGGAGCCTGGACAAATATACGAATCCAATGGCATTGTTATTTCATCTTTGCTGAAACGCATGAATATTGATGTGATTGAGTTCGGTATTATCCCGGATATTCCTGAAGAAATTGAACGCGCTTTTATTCAAGCCAATCAACAAGCGGATGTGGTCATTTCTTCTGGCGGCGTATCTGTCGGCGATGCTGATTATGTCAAACCTTTGCTGCAGAAGCTGGGGCACATTGATTTTTGGAAGGTAGCCATTAAGCCAGGAAAACCGTTTGCCTTTGGTAAATTAAGTGAGAGTTATTTTATCGGCCTGCCCGGTAACCCTGTCTCTGCGACTGTGACATTTGACGTGCTTGCTAAGCCATTTTTGCAAAAGCTGTCAGGCATGCATGCGTCTCCCACTCTCAGCATTCCCGCAACCACGGCGAGCACATTTAGAAAACGCCCTGGACGAATGGATTTTCAGCGTGCAGTGCTTCATCAAACTGTGGATGGAAGCCTTCAGGTTTCTCCAACGGGGAATCAGGGGTCTGGTATTTTAACTTCTGTCAGTCTGGCAAATGGTTATGTTGTCATTCCCGCCGAGCAAGGGAGTATTTCTGAAGGGGAAACCGTTCACTTCACTCCGTTAAGCACAGCGCTCCGCGAATCGGATTAA
- the narL gene encoding two-component system response regulator NarL encodes MNSTSVLLVDDHPLFRKGLKQLIDLEDDLNVIGEASNGQDAIQMALDHDPDLIVLDLNMQGMDGLETAKTMRDKGIGANIVMLTVSDNDEDVIAAITNGADGYLLKDMEPEDIIEHIKQAATGKIAICEKLTEVLATALRKPKKKEVNPLESLTSRELEILKLIAKGLSNKLIARELDISDGTVKVHVKHLLKKLNFRSRIEAAVWMVNNKSSNT; translated from the coding sequence ATGAATAGCACATCCGTTCTACTAGTTGACGATCATCCTCTCTTTCGTAAAGGTCTAAAGCAATTAATTGATCTCGAAGACGACTTAAATGTAATTGGCGAAGCCAGCAATGGCCAAGACGCCATTCAGATGGCCCTGGATCATGACCCTGACCTAATTGTATTGGATTTGAATATGCAGGGCATGGATGGCTTGGAAACGGCTAAAACAATGCGAGATAAAGGCATTGGTGCGAATATTGTTATGTTGACGGTATCCGATAACGATGAAGATGTGATTGCCGCGATTACTAACGGTGCGGACGGATATCTGTTAAAGGATATGGAACCAGAGGATATTATTGAACACATCAAACAAGCGGCCACCGGGAAAATCGCTATATGTGAAAAATTAACAGAAGTACTGGCAACGGCATTGCGTAAACCCAAGAAAAAGGAAGTTAATCCGCTGGAATCTCTTACCAGTCGTGAACTGGAAATTCTTAAATTGATAGCGAAAGGTTTATCTAACAAGCTCATTGCAAGAGAATTGGACATCTCTGATGGAACGGTTAAAGTGCATGTCAAACATCTATTGAAAAAACTGAACTTCCGTTCGAGAATCGAAGCCGCAGTCTGGATGGTAAATAATAAATCCAGCAATACATAA
- a CDS encoding MFS transporter has protein sequence MADLTSWDPENEQSWAQEGKKIANRNLWISIPSLLCGFAVWLYWGVITVQMLNLGFPFAKSELFTLAAIAGLTGATLRIPSSFFIRLCGGRNTIFFTTALLMIPALGTGFALQSKDTPLWVFQLLALLSGFGGGNFASSMSNISFFFPKKQQGLALGLNAGLGNFGVTTMQIVVPLFMTFAAFGSLSGEPMVLVNTSGTLIGKIPAGTESFIANAGFVWLLLLLPLFFLTWFGMNNIRTQEVSPDIGNPIRSIGLITVMLVIGLVTAALGLWLMLPESANGSGFGVPKEIVLVLVVASTVFLLKQLPGKIGSSLERQYKIFNNKHTWIMSVIYTMTFGSFIGFAASFPLAIKVIFGYSHVMIDGVMTHDQVNPNGPSALMYAWMGPFIGALIRPVGGWISDKLGGALVTQVCSVVMVISSVGVAYYMQAAYQSPTPENFFVPFFLLFLVLFAATGIGNGSTFRTIAMVFPKEQAGPVLGWTSAVAAYGAFYIPKVLGEQIKATTPEVALYGFAAFYLVCVFVNWWFYLRKNGEFYNP, from the coding sequence GTGGCCGACTTAACATCATGGGACCCGGAGAATGAACAATCCTGGGCTCAGGAAGGAAAAAAAATTGCCAATCGAAATTTATGGATATCTATTCCCAGTCTGCTATGTGGTTTTGCTGTATGGCTGTATTGGGGAGTGATTACGGTTCAAATGCTAAACCTCGGATTTCCTTTTGCCAAGTCAGAGCTTTTTACCCTGGCCGCAATTGCCGGTTTAACTGGTGCGACACTGAGAATTCCCAGTAGTTTCTTTATTCGTCTTTGTGGTGGACGCAATACCATATTTTTTACCACAGCTTTGTTGATGATTCCGGCTTTGGGAACTGGCTTTGCACTGCAAAGTAAAGATACACCTCTCTGGGTCTTTCAGTTATTAGCGCTGTTGTCCGGTTTTGGCGGTGGGAACTTTGCTTCGTCGATGTCAAACATCAGTTTCTTTTTTCCAAAAAAACAACAGGGTTTGGCTCTTGGATTAAATGCGGGTTTGGGTAATTTTGGTGTGACGACCATGCAAATCGTCGTACCACTCTTTATGACATTCGCGGCGTTTGGTTCCCTTAGTGGTGAACCTATGGTTTTGGTGAATACTTCAGGGACACTGATCGGAAAGATTCCAGCGGGGACAGAAAGCTTTATCGCGAATGCCGGTTTTGTTTGGTTGTTGCTTTTGCTTCCGTTATTTTTTCTGACCTGGTTTGGTATGAACAACATTAGAACCCAGGAAGTATCCCCAGATATTGGTAATCCAATACGTTCGATTGGATTAATTACTGTTATGTTGGTTATCGGTTTAGTTACCGCTGCCTTGGGCTTGTGGTTAATGCTCCCTGAATCAGCTAACGGTTCTGGTTTCGGTGTACCGAAAGAAATAGTACTTGTACTTGTAGTGGCATCAACGGTTTTTCTGTTAAAGCAATTACCGGGGAAAATTGGCTCCAGCCTGGAAAGACAATACAAAATTTTTAATAACAAGCATACCTGGATTATGAGTGTGATCTACACCATGACTTTTGGTTCGTTTATTGGTTTTGCTGCATCTTTCCCTCTCGCGATTAAAGTTATTTTTGGCTATAGCCACGTAATGATCGACGGCGTTATGACCCATGACCAGGTTAATCCTAATGGCCCGAGTGCGCTAATGTACGCCTGGATGGGGCCGTTTATTGGTGCGTTAATTCGGCCTGTCGGTGGCTGGATATCCGATAAGTTAGGTGGTGCATTGGTCACGCAAGTTTGTAGCGTGGTGATGGTCATTAGTTCTGTGGGGGTGGCTTATTATATGCAAGCAGCATATCAGTCACCAACACCAGAAAACTTTTTTGTGCCTTTCTTTTTACTATTTTTAGTCTTGTTTGCTGCAACGGGTATTGGTAACGGTTCCACTTTCAGAACCATTGCTATGGTATTTCCGAAGGAGCAGGCGGGGCCGGTGTTAGGTTGGACTTCTGCAGTAGCCGCCTACGGTGCGTTTTATATACCGAAGGTGTTGGGGGAGCAAATTAAAGCGACGACACCCGAAGTAGCACTATACGGTTTTGCTGCGTTTTATCTGGTGTGTGTATTTGTTAATTGGTGGTTTTACCTACGTAAGAATGGTGAGTTTTACAACCCTTAA
- a CDS encoding aspartate/glutamate racemase family protein: MKTAGLIGGMSWESTMSYYQAINQGIKQKLGGLNSAQIVMYSVNFAPIEKLQHTGDWAGAAEILVDAAKRVEAGGADFILICTNTMHKVYDEIADAVGVPVIHIADATAETLVEKQVRKVGLLGTRFTMGEDFYKSRLNDKYGIEVLIPDEEDRLLVDEVIFNELCLGIINEQSKQEYLRIIQNLHAQGAEAVILGCTEIGMLLSQEDIPVVFLVDTTKIHAQKAVDEMIEGIDI; the protein is encoded by the coding sequence ATGAAAACAGCGGGTCTTATCGGTGGTATGAGCTGGGAAAGTACTATGAGTTACTACCAAGCCATAAATCAGGGAATAAAACAAAAACTTGGCGGATTAAATTCTGCTCAGATTGTTATGTATAGCGTCAATTTCGCACCCATCGAAAAACTGCAACACACGGGTGATTGGGCTGGAGCGGCAGAAATTCTTGTGGATGCGGCAAAACGAGTCGAAGCCGGTGGAGCAGATTTTATACTGATTTGTACCAATACCATGCATAAGGTATACGATGAAATTGCTGACGCCGTTGGTGTACCTGTTATACATATTGCCGATGCCACAGCAGAAACACTGGTTGAGAAGCAAGTCCGTAAAGTCGGTCTGCTAGGTACCAGGTTTACGATGGGAGAAGACTTCTATAAAAGCCGGCTCAACGATAAATATGGTATTGAGGTATTGATCCCCGATGAGGAAGACAGGCTTCTCGTTGATGAAGTGATCTTTAATGAACTATGCCTGGGAATCATTAACGAGCAATCTAAGCAAGAATACCTAAGAATAATCCAGAATCTGCATGCTCAAGGTGCAGAAGCCGTAATCTTGGGCTGTACAGAAATCGGTATGTTGCTATCACAAGAAGATATTCCTGTAGTTTTTTTGGTTGATACAACAAAAATTCATGCACAGAAAGCGGTGGATGAAATGATAGAGGGCATAGATATATAG